One segment of Pseudobacteriovorax antillogorgiicola DNA contains the following:
- a CDS encoding substrate-binding periplasmic protein — translation MNRDCPNLIKLARKAGRGWPLLTRLTAIYCLMVLIPNSVSARERQRGQARLDNLIGTFKIPGLVEADQSGKLEGVFVQLARQVVLGGKPSSEIILLPPKRVKYLIAKNMLLGFFPATERMEEGASDKYCRSTAFAEKLDYVYFLNNTKPAHSMRDLKGKRVLVTAGYPYDPKILKNPDVEITFGVSDEASLKMLNLGRVDYFIGEELSAAIALEKLGYSNIRYNNRFPVGTEQVFFVFLKTKEGLAQCEKVNQRLIDLKGKGLWDWAAVKQGILKKLGTMAFQLFPGP, via the coding sequence GTGAATAGAGACTGTCCAAATCTGATTAAGTTAGCGAGGAAAGCTGGGCGTGGCTGGCCATTATTAACTCGTCTTACAGCTATCTATTGTTTGATGGTGCTAATTCCAAACTCTGTATCCGCGCGAGAAAGACAACGTGGTCAAGCTAGACTTGATAATCTCATCGGAACCTTTAAAATCCCTGGTTTGGTGGAGGCCGATCAATCGGGTAAGCTTGAAGGAGTTTTCGTGCAGCTTGCTCGTCAGGTGGTTCTGGGGGGGAAGCCGAGTTCAGAAATTATCTTGTTACCTCCAAAAAGGGTAAAGTATCTGATCGCTAAGAATATGTTGCTGGGCTTTTTCCCGGCTACTGAGCGAATGGAAGAGGGTGCTAGCGACAAGTACTGTCGATCAACAGCATTTGCAGAGAAGTTGGACTATGTTTATTTTCTTAACAACACGAAGCCTGCCCACAGCATGAGAGACTTGAAGGGTAAGAGGGTTCTAGTGACCGCTGGTTATCCTTACGATCCTAAGATTTTGAAAAATCCTGACGTTGAAATCACATTTGGGGTGAGCGATGAGGCAAGCCTTAAGATGCTCAACCTTGGTAGGGTTGATTACTTTATTGGGGAGGAACTTTCAGCGGCGATTGCTTTGGAAAAGCTAGGCTATAGCAATATTCGTTACAATAACCGCTTTCCAGTTGGAACGGAGCAGGTTTTCTTTGTTTTTTTGAAGACCAAAGAGGGGCTAGCTCAGTGTGAAAAGGTGAATCAAAGGCTGATAGATTTAAAGGGGAAAGGGCTATGGGACTGGGCGGCTGTGAAGCAAGGAATTTTGAAAAAGCTAGGAACGATGGCGTTCCAGCTTTTTCCAGGACCCTAG
- a CDS encoding GAF domain-containing sensor histidine kinase, protein MDSIKIQETYSKFSQPDVGDDPLAYYRELTENLKLLHSTISSSFENFEDLLSSYLKVGTKIFQLETGIVSNIKGNIYEVIAVDSELPIENGAQLELETTYCRDVYHSQKTIAFPNVGADNILCQHPCYQSTNLESYISAPIWVDGEIFGTINFSSMKKKDRMFSTDQKDIIDLMAKNVGDFITKAKRTDQLMKAHQKINFFIGTVAHDLRNPLGAMDSYVELLQEADSLDEVQGHLPQLQQCTQNALKMVNELLPLMSMKSGTFTITPTRFALKNLLEGDAGLFHSRLDEKNLELVFNLPTSLTVCADADKLSRAFQNLISNAIKFSNPGGKIVIDHKILSGRVEISVADSGVGIPKEVIPKLFDESSSISTKGTGGEAGTGLGLPYVAEILKAHNSEIRVESEEGVGTTFRFDLAA, encoded by the coding sequence ATGGATTCTATTAAGATTCAAGAAACTTATTCGAAATTCTCTCAACCAGATGTCGGCGATGATCCATTAGCATACTATAGGGAACTCACTGAGAACCTTAAGCTCCTACATAGCACGATAAGTTCAAGCTTCGAGAACTTCGAAGATCTTCTATCATCTTACTTGAAGGTTGGGACGAAAATTTTCCAGCTGGAGACCGGGATTGTCTCTAATATCAAGGGAAATATCTACGAAGTGATTGCTGTCGACAGTGAGCTACCGATAGAGAACGGAGCCCAACTTGAGTTAGAAACAACCTACTGTCGAGATGTATATCACTCGCAAAAAACAATCGCTTTTCCAAACGTCGGAGCTGATAATATACTTTGCCAGCACCCTTGCTATCAAAGCACCAATCTAGAGTCATACATTTCAGCCCCAATATGGGTTGATGGTGAAATTTTCGGGACCATAAACTTTTCTAGCATGAAGAAAAAAGATCGAATGTTCTCCACGGATCAAAAGGACATCATTGATCTCATGGCCAAGAATGTTGGCGACTTTATTACAAAAGCCAAGCGTACAGACCAGCTGATGAAGGCTCATCAAAAAATTAACTTCTTTATTGGTACCGTAGCGCACGATCTTCGCAATCCTTTAGGCGCTATGGACTCCTATGTCGAACTACTACAGGAAGCCGATAGCCTGGACGAGGTTCAGGGTCACTTACCTCAACTACAGCAATGCACGCAAAATGCTTTGAAGATGGTAAACGAACTGCTGCCACTAATGAGCATGAAGTCAGGCACTTTTACTATCACACCCACGCGGTTTGCCCTTAAAAACCTCCTGGAGGGGGATGCTGGCTTGTTCCATTCAAGGCTTGATGAGAAGAACCTTGAACTTGTGTTTAATCTACCCACTAGTTTGACAGTTTGTGCTGATGCAGATAAACTTTCGCGAGCATTTCAAAACTTAATTAGCAATGCGATCAAGTTTTCAAACCCTGGTGGCAAGATTGTGATTGACCATAAAATTCTGTCTGGCCGTGTAGAAATCTCAGTTGCAGATAGTGGTGTCGGTATCCCAAAAGAGGTGATTCCAAAACTATTCGATGAATCCTCCAGTATATCTACCAAAGGCACCGGAGGAGAGGCTGGCACGGGCCTTGGTCTTCCTTATGTGGCTGAGATTCTGAAAGCCCACAACTCAGAAATCAGAGTCGAAAGTGAAGAAGGGGTTGGCACTACATTCCGCTTTGATCTCGCAGCCTAG
- a CDS encoding acyl-CoA thioesterase: MTQVLDELIELLDVKPVETNAFVGQSQDLGFRNVFGGQVLGQATMAASKTVDNRFVHSLHGYFLRPGLVSEPISYEVDLIRTGKSFSTRRVLAKQGGRAIFNLSISFHGEELGFEHQSEKPAVPGPEGLPSELDLARQVKDKIPEAVREKFTCDRPIEVRVIDPVDPFKPHKRPAKKYSWIRAIHKVPDDPMIHLALLAYASDFGLATASLLPHGITWLSPKMQVASLDHGMWFHRPFRIDDWLLYEKESPSAAGGRGFNRGSIFSQDGSLVASVAQESLIRHHP; this comes from the coding sequence TTGACGCAGGTACTCGATGAGTTGATTGAATTGCTGGATGTTAAGCCTGTAGAAACCAACGCTTTTGTGGGCCAAAGCCAGGATTTGGGCTTTCGCAATGTTTTTGGCGGACAGGTTCTTGGTCAAGCCACTATGGCTGCCTCAAAGACAGTGGACAATCGCTTCGTCCACTCACTCCATGGCTATTTTCTAAGGCCTGGGCTTGTTTCTGAGCCTATATCCTACGAAGTCGATCTGATTCGCACGGGCAAAAGCTTCTCCACACGGCGAGTGCTAGCCAAACAAGGTGGTCGCGCTATTTTTAATCTATCCATATCCTTTCACGGAGAAGAGCTAGGATTTGAACATCAATCGGAAAAGCCGGCGGTTCCTGGCCCGGAGGGGCTCCCCTCAGAGTTAGATCTGGCCCGGCAAGTCAAAGACAAGATCCCAGAAGCGGTGCGGGAAAAGTTCACCTGCGATCGCCCCATCGAGGTGAGGGTGATCGATCCCGTCGATCCTTTTAAACCACATAAGCGACCAGCGAAAAAATACTCTTGGATCAGAGCCATCCATAAGGTGCCTGACGATCCGATGATTCATCTCGCATTGCTTGCCTATGCCTCAGATTTCGGTTTGGCGACAGCGTCTCTGCTACCTCACGGCATCACGTGGCTATCACCTAAGATGCAGGTGGCGTCATTGGATCACGGGATGTGGTTTCACAGGCCGTTTCGCATCGACGACTGGCTTCTTTATGAAAAAGAGTCCCCGAGCGCAGCAGGAGGTCGCGGTTTCAATCGCGGGAGTATCTTCTCTCAGGATGGCTCGCTTGTGGCTTCGGTTGCGCAGGAAAGCTTAATTCGTCATCATCCATAA
- a CDS encoding heavy metal translocating P-type ATPase — MKQHHIKLSGMTCTACSARIEKVLNRKPNIQSAVVNYASETARIEGNLELDELTSMIEAIGYGVADESREQDNDGEFSLGLLLVTTALALPVFFLGMGFVDGGAAGPWIQLVLSTLVLATAGRNFYVRAYKLARNLETNMDSLVAVGTFAAYLLSLYHVFIKPGPLYFESAVVIINFVFLGKFIEHRAKVSTLKSVESLAKLRPKEAHRFRNYKGLSSQHDLEVCDSSSLQVDDVVLVRNGEAFPSDGTVLDGSSAVDAAMMTGESEPVKVDVGSEVIGGTINLQRPLAVKITRTGQETALAQIIRLVEESQNSKPPIQKLADRVAGRFVPVVFVLAALTFLAWVVLGYGYEPALIAAVSVLVISCPCAMGLATPMALVAASGTAARLGILIKDLASLEVLHRCQVIVFDKTGTLTVGKPQVVHQHYFTSNWQRELVNQILVTMEKQSTHPLAKAIVAAMGEAHGALEVSDLQESAGVGLSAWFHDSSGAHETFVGKVDAEEIENSQEWQKLLQDYPGTSVVGVKVDEQWVAACLLADPLRDDAKDVIHDLRKAGIEPIMASGDREATAQSVASTFTPGLRAYGAMSPEQKAELLQSIKKDSKVVAMVGDGINDAPALVEADVGVAMGSGSDVAIESAPITINSPSIGKIYQVFRLSLKTFGIIKQNLAWAFLYNIVLIPFAAFGLLSPMLASGAMAASSLCVVFNGMRLLRFR, encoded by the coding sequence ATGAAGCAGCATCATATCAAGCTTTCGGGCATGACGTGCACCGCCTGTTCAGCGCGCATTGAAAAGGTGCTCAATCGCAAGCCCAATATCCAATCCGCGGTGGTGAATTACGCCAGCGAAACAGCTCGGATCGAAGGAAATCTTGAGCTGGACGAGCTGACGTCTATGATTGAAGCGATTGGCTACGGGGTTGCGGATGAATCAAGGGAACAGGACAATGACGGTGAGTTTTCACTAGGCTTGTTGTTAGTGACCACGGCTTTGGCTTTGCCAGTGTTTTTTCTGGGAATGGGTTTTGTTGATGGTGGCGCTGCCGGGCCTTGGATTCAACTGGTGTTGTCCACTCTGGTACTTGCCACCGCGGGGCGAAATTTCTACGTTCGCGCCTACAAGCTGGCCCGTAACTTAGAAACGAATATGGACTCCCTCGTTGCTGTGGGGACGTTCGCTGCCTATCTTCTATCACTCTATCATGTCTTCATAAAACCAGGCCCCCTTTACTTTGAGTCAGCGGTGGTAATTATCAACTTCGTCTTTCTAGGGAAGTTTATTGAACATCGCGCAAAGGTATCCACTCTAAAGTCAGTGGAGTCGTTGGCTAAGCTAAGGCCTAAGGAAGCCCATCGATTCCGCAACTACAAGGGTCTTTCGAGCCAACATGATCTGGAAGTTTGTGATAGTTCCAGTCTTCAAGTCGACGATGTGGTCTTAGTGCGCAACGGTGAAGCCTTTCCTAGCGATGGGACCGTTCTCGATGGGAGTAGCGCGGTTGATGCTGCGATGATGACAGGTGAATCAGAGCCGGTGAAAGTTGATGTGGGCAGTGAGGTGATCGGGGGCACCATCAATCTTCAGCGTCCATTGGCAGTTAAGATTACCAGAACCGGCCAAGAGACAGCACTCGCACAAATCATCCGTTTGGTGGAAGAGTCGCAAAACTCGAAGCCACCCATCCAAAAGCTAGCCGACCGGGTAGCTGGCCGTTTCGTGCCTGTGGTGTTTGTATTAGCGGCGTTAACATTTCTTGCCTGGGTTGTTCTCGGCTATGGCTACGAACCTGCACTCATTGCAGCGGTATCAGTCCTGGTCATCTCGTGTCCCTGTGCGATGGGGCTCGCGACTCCTATGGCTCTGGTAGCTGCCTCGGGAACCGCGGCTCGCCTCGGTATTTTGATCAAAGACTTAGCGAGCCTTGAAGTGCTTCACCGCTGCCAGGTGATTGTTTTCGATAAGACAGGGACTCTGACTGTGGGCAAACCCCAAGTGGTTCATCAGCACTATTTTACCAGCAATTGGCAGCGCGAACTGGTGAACCAGATACTTGTGACGATGGAAAAACAGTCCACCCATCCCCTTGCCAAAGCTATCGTCGCCGCTATGGGGGAGGCTCACGGCGCCCTAGAAGTAAGCGACTTACAAGAAAGTGCTGGAGTGGGTCTCTCAGCGTGGTTTCATGATTCATCTGGGGCTCACGAGACTTTCGTTGGCAAAGTGGATGCTGAAGAGATAGAAAACAGCCAGGAGTGGCAGAAGCTTCTGCAAGACTATCCTGGAACCAGTGTGGTTGGTGTTAAGGTTGACGAGCAGTGGGTTGCTGCATGCTTGCTTGCTGATCCACTCCGTGATGATGCGAAAGATGTGATTCATGATCTTAGAAAAGCCGGTATCGAGCCCATTATGGCCTCCGGTGATCGGGAAGCGACAGCTCAATCGGTAGCCAGTACATTCACACCCGGTCTGAGAGCTTATGGTGCAATGTCTCCTGAGCAGAAGGCTGAATTGCTCCAGTCTATCAAAAAAGATTCAAAGGTGGTCGCTATGGTTGGCGATGGAATCAATGACGCTCCCGCCTTGGTAGAAGCCGATGTTGGAGTTGCTATGGGCTCGGGCTCTGATGTAGCCATCGAGTCGGCACCGATTACCATCAATAGCCCGTCCATTGGTAAAATTTACCAGGTTTTTCGATTGTCACTAAAGACCTTTGGTATTATTAAGCAGAATCTGGCTTGGGCGTTTCTGTATAATATTGTCCTTATTCCCTTTGCAGCCTTTGGCTTGCTATCTCCTATGCTCGCTTCCGGGGCTATGGCGGCGTCGAGCCTGTGCGTGGTGTTCAATGGAATGCGACTCTTACGGTTTCGCTAA
- the udp gene encoding uridine phosphorylase: protein MAHKAFHLNISKDQLNGATTVILPGDPGRTPKIAQHLDEAEAVSFNREYNIMVGSLDGETICICSTGIGGPSTAIAIEELAMMGVTKFLRVGTTGAIQRQINPGDLIISTGAVRMDGASSHIAPLEFPAVADYRMIDNLVKAAKDLGYNYHTGVTASSDTFYQGQNRQDSFKNGFVIKQFKDKIAELEQLNVMSFEMEAATVLTQTAAYGLQGACVLGVLVNRQHKETPEGEVLGQAQERSIRAAVKSLQYK from the coding sequence TTGGCACATAAAGCGTTTCACCTGAATATATCAAAAGACCAATTGAATGGTGCCACCACCGTGATTCTTCCCGGCGACCCCGGACGCACACCGAAAATCGCGCAGCACTTGGACGAAGCGGAAGCGGTGAGCTTTAACCGCGAGTACAACATCATGGTCGGCAGCCTCGATGGTGAAACCATTTGTATCTGTTCTACTGGCATTGGTGGACCATCAACAGCTATTGCCATCGAAGAACTAGCGATGATGGGCGTGACTAAGTTTTTGCGTGTAGGCACCACCGGAGCTATCCAAAGACAGATCAACCCTGGTGACTTGATCATTTCAACTGGTGCTGTGCGAATGGATGGGGCATCGAGCCACATCGCTCCCCTAGAGTTTCCGGCAGTTGCTGACTACCGCATGATTGATAATCTGGTGAAAGCAGCTAAAGACTTAGGTTATAACTATCATACTGGTGTCACAGCTAGCTCTGATACCTTCTATCAAGGGCAGAACCGTCAGGATTCATTTAAGAACGGTTTCGTTATCAAACAATTCAAAGACAAGATTGCGGAACTTGAGCAACTCAATGTGATGTCTTTTGAGATGGAAGCAGCGACAGTTCTCACTCAAACCGCGGCTTATGGTCTACAGGGTGCGTGTGTCCTAGGAGTTCTTGTGAATCGCCAGCATAAGGAAACTCCTGAAGGTGAGGTTTTGGGCCAGGCTCAAGAGCGCAGCATTCGGGCAGCGGTGAAGTCTCTTCAGTACAAATAG
- a CDS encoding SulP family inorganic anion transporter, which translates to MMKKRDWLGNVRGDVLAGMVVALALIPEAIAFSIIAGVDPKVGLYASFSIAVTTAFVGGRPGMISAATGAMALLMITLVKEHGLQYLLAATVLTGLIQIAMGFLKLGRLMSFVSRSVVTGFVNALAILIFMAQLPELTGVSWQVYGMAACGLGIIYLFPYVPKLGKVIPSPLVCILVMTVVSISLGLDIRTVGDMGQLPDALPVFLWPQVPLTFETLEIIFPYAMGLSVVGLLESLMTATIVDDLTDTSSDKNQECKGQGIANTITGFLGGMAGCAMIGQSVINVKSGGRGRLSTLVAGVVLLILVVFLNQFVSKIPMAALVAVMVMVSIGTFDWNSIRNLKKNPLSSNIVMISTVTVVVWTHNLAYGVLVGVLLAAMFFANKISHFMYSESELDEEKSIRYYRFYGQVFFNSADKFLRQFKFKEAVSKVVIDLNRAHFWDITAVHALDMAVIKLRRDGADVQVIGLNEASETIVDRFGIHDKPEQIDKVLGGH; encoded by the coding sequence ATGATGAAGAAAAGAGATTGGTTAGGAAATGTGAGAGGCGATGTTCTGGCAGGTATGGTGGTTGCTCTAGCCCTCATACCTGAAGCGATTGCCTTCTCTATTATTGCAGGGGTCGACCCTAAGGTGGGTCTATACGCCTCGTTTTCCATAGCCGTGACTACAGCCTTTGTAGGTGGGCGTCCGGGAATGATTTCAGCAGCCACGGGGGCCATGGCGCTTCTGATGATCACCTTAGTGAAGGAGCATGGCCTCCAATATCTTCTAGCTGCTACCGTGCTTACAGGTCTAATACAGATCGCAATGGGCTTCTTAAAACTAGGGCGTCTCATGAGCTTTGTCTCGCGATCGGTGGTCACTGGTTTTGTGAATGCCTTGGCCATTCTAATTTTCATGGCTCAGTTGCCGGAGCTTACCGGCGTCAGCTGGCAGGTCTATGGGATGGCTGCCTGTGGCTTGGGTATCATCTATCTTTTTCCCTATGTACCAAAACTTGGAAAGGTGATTCCTTCGCCGCTTGTTTGTATATTAGTTATGACGGTAGTATCCATCTCCCTAGGCCTAGATATTCGAACTGTGGGAGACATGGGGCAGCTGCCTGATGCTTTGCCCGTGTTTCTGTGGCCACAGGTGCCATTGACCTTTGAAACCTTGGAGATCATATTTCCTTATGCGATGGGTCTGTCAGTGGTGGGCCTTCTAGAATCTCTCATGACTGCAACTATAGTTGATGATCTCACCGATACCAGCAGCGACAAGAACCAAGAGTGCAAGGGGCAAGGAATTGCGAACACGATAACTGGTTTTCTAGGGGGGATGGCAGGCTGTGCGATGATTGGTCAGTCTGTAATTAATGTGAAGTCTGGAGGTCGGGGACGACTTTCCACTTTAGTTGCTGGTGTTGTCCTCTTGATCCTAGTGGTGTTTCTTAATCAATTCGTGTCTAAAATTCCTATGGCAGCCCTCGTCGCAGTCATGGTGATGGTGTCTATTGGAACCTTTGATTGGAACTCGATTCGCAACCTTAAGAAAAACCCTCTGTCAAGCAACATTGTCATGATTTCGACTGTGACCGTGGTGGTATGGACTCATAATCTTGCTTATGGCGTTTTAGTGGGGGTGCTCCTAGCTGCTATGTTCTTTGCCAATAAGATCAGTCACTTCATGTATTCTGAATCAGAGTTGGACGAGGAGAAATCCATTCGCTACTATCGCTTCTACGGTCAGGTATTTTTTAACTCGGCTGACAAGTTTTTGCGGCAATTCAAGTTTAAAGAGGCGGTTTCTAAGGTGGTCATTGACTTAAACCGAGCCCACTTCTGGGATATCACTGCAGTACACGCATTGGATATGGCTGTTATTAAGTTAAGGCGTGATGGTGCTGATGTTCAAGTTATCGGGCTTAACGAAGCCAGCGAAACGATTGTTGATCGATTTGGAATTCACGATAAGCCAGAACAGATTGACAAGGTATTGGGGGGGCATTAA
- a CDS encoding S-adenosyl-l-methionine hydroxide adenosyltransferase family protein — protein sequence MVRPIYLLTDFGHQDIYVGVMKSVIHQIAPKHPIIDLCHGVPAQSILSGSYQLKAAIPYLPAASVIIVVVDPGVGSQRRAIALELDTGHFLVGPDNGLFSDLADQFGVKGLVNIGESPFNLSQSSHTFHGRDIFAPNGAELARKGRLKDLGPLELKPKLVSQDGVVLRIESRVWRGTVLHIDHFGNVITNIENLAGNLDEGLFSVLGHHFQGARTFSDGRLGDYLLYQGSSGHLEMGANGGNLARDLDIQIGDHLDILLLDS from the coding sequence ATGGTGCGGCCAATCTACTTACTTACTGACTTTGGTCATCAGGATATCTACGTGGGTGTGATGAAGAGTGTGATTCATCAGATCGCGCCCAAGCATCCCATTATCGATCTTTGTCACGGTGTGCCCGCCCAGTCGATTTTGTCTGGATCGTACCAGCTGAAAGCTGCGATTCCTTACCTTCCGGCAGCTAGCGTCATCATTGTCGTGGTCGATCCTGGGGTGGGAAGCCAGCGACGGGCCATTGCCTTAGAGCTGGATACGGGGCATTTTCTGGTAGGCCCTGATAATGGGCTATTCTCTGATTTGGCAGATCAATTCGGTGTGAAGGGTTTGGTTAATATCGGAGAATCGCCCTTTAACCTCTCCCAAAGCTCACATACCTTCCACGGTCGCGATATTTTTGCCCCTAATGGGGCAGAGCTAGCTCGGAAGGGGCGGCTTAAGGATCTCGGTCCATTGGAATTAAAGCCAAAACTGGTGTCACAAGATGGTGTCGTCCTGCGTATTGAATCCAGAGTGTGGCGGGGAACCGTGTTGCACATCGATCACTTTGGAAACGTGATCACCAATATTGAAAATCTTGCAGGCAACCTTGACGAAGGGCTATTTTCAGTCTTGGGTCATCATTTTCAGGGTGCTCGGACTTTTAGTGATGGTCGCCTGGGAGACTACCTTCTCTACCAAGGCAGCAGTGGTCATTTGGAGATGGGGGCCAACGGTGGGAACCTAGCTAGAGACTTGGATATACAAATCGGGGATCATTTGGATATTCTGCTACTTGATTCCTAA
- a CDS encoding universal stress protein, giving the protein MEAEHRFVLSCIDGSSNSDAVCDYGAWMARMMSSPLKLIHAVEHQYIPAVADLSGAIGLGSQTELLNELTTEGETRRKFLIEQGKKILQAGKQRCIDSGTTPIETIQRHGSILESLVELEPDVKMIVVGIRGQDHEQKSGIGTQLETMIRSIHRPILVVNKAFTAPKASMLAYDGSDNANKALNMIASNLAFKDIPCHIVHVGKQGSDLLDKASKVLTDVGIKTTTKCLDGKIEDALSDYQIENDIDVMLMGAFSHTRVRGLLLGSFTAKMLAKTNRPLFLLR; this is encoded by the coding sequence ATGGAAGCAGAACACAGGTTTGTATTATCTTGTATCGATGGCTCATCGAATAGCGATGCGGTATGTGACTATGGAGCTTGGATGGCTCGCATGATGTCGTCACCCTTAAAGTTGATTCATGCAGTGGAGCATCAATATATCCCAGCTGTGGCAGATCTTTCAGGAGCCATTGGGCTAGGGAGCCAGACTGAGTTGCTTAATGAGCTGACCACCGAAGGTGAGACCCGTCGCAAATTTCTTATCGAGCAGGGAAAAAAAATTCTGCAAGCAGGCAAGCAGCGTTGCATCGACTCTGGCACGACGCCTATTGAAACCATACAAAGGCATGGGTCTATTCTTGAATCTTTGGTTGAGTTGGAGCCAGATGTCAAGATGATTGTCGTTGGTATACGTGGCCAGGACCATGAACAAAAAAGCGGGATCGGCACGCAGTTGGAGACGATGATTCGGTCTATCCATCGACCTATCCTTGTGGTTAACAAGGCGTTTACAGCCCCTAAAGCTAGCATGCTCGCCTATGATGGTAGTGACAACGCCAATAAAGCTCTTAATATGATAGCTTCCAACTTAGCCTTTAAAGATATTCCCTGTCATATAGTTCATGTTGGGAAGCAGGGCAGTGACTTGCTGGATAAGGCAAGCAAGGTTCTCACTGATGTGGGAATCAAAACCACAACCAAATGCTTGGATGGAAAAATCGAAGATGCCTTGTCAGACTATCAAATTGAAAATGATATAGATGTAATGCTCATGGGGGCCTTTAGTCACACCCGTGTCCGCGGTTTGCTCCTTGGAAGTTTCACAGCCAAGATGTTGGCCAAGACGAACAGGCCTCTATTCCTTTTGCGCTAG
- a CDS encoding heavy-metal-associated domain-containing protein: MTEVKLKIDGMTCEGCVKSIQKAFSHEPKVEQVSINLAEGTGTFKTNLDAATIIMMIEDQGFDARTI; the protein is encoded by the coding sequence ATGACGGAAGTTAAATTGAAAATTGATGGCATGACTTGTGAGGGTTGTGTGAAAAGTATTCAAAAGGCATTTTCCCATGAGCCGAAGGTTGAGCAAGTATCAATCAATCTCGCTGAAGGCACGGGAACCTTTAAAACCAATTTGGATGCTGCGACCATAATCATGATGATCGAAGATCAAGGCTTCGATGCTCGAACCATATGA